From the Amycolatopsis thermoflava N1165 genome, one window contains:
- the treS gene encoding maltose alpha-D-glucosyltransferase, which yields MDEDARPDAALGLEGIPHTGEAMTPDGMLVEPQADDFKSAKQAPDNPQWYKGAVFYEVLVRAFADSNGDGTGDLRGLANRLDYIEWLGVDCLWLPPFYASPLRDGGYDISDFRAVLPEFGTVEDFVYLLDEAHKRGIRVITDLVLNHTSDVHPWFQQSRSDPDGPYGDYYVWSDDDSRYADARIIFVDTETSNWTYDPVRGQFYWHRFFSHQPDLNYENPDVQEAMLDVLRFWLDLGIDGFRLDAVPYLFEQEGTNCENLPRTHEFLKRCRKVVDDEYPGRVLLAEANQWPSDVVEYFGDPATGGDECHMAFHFPLMPRIFMAVRRESRFPISEILAQTPKIPDGAQWGIFLRNHDELTLEMVSDEERDYMYAEYAKDPRMKANIGIRRRLAPLLENDRNQLELFTALLLSLPGSPVLYYGDEIGMGDNIWLGDRDAVRTPMQWTPDRNAGFSGCDPGRIYLPVIMDPVYGYQAINVEAQRDSASSLLNWTRRMIEVRKQHHAFAEGDFVELGGSNPSVLAYKRTWIRPDGRLDIVLCVNNLSRFPQPVELDLSEHHGYTPLELTGGVQFPDIGELPYLLTLPGHGFYWFQLLDADAKARRGE from the coding sequence ATGGACGAAGACGCCCGGCCCGACGCGGCGCTCGGTCTGGAGGGCATCCCGCACACCGGTGAGGCGATGACCCCCGACGGGATGCTCGTCGAGCCGCAGGCCGACGACTTCAAGTCCGCGAAACAGGCGCCGGACAACCCGCAGTGGTACAAGGGCGCGGTCTTCTACGAGGTGCTGGTGCGCGCCTTCGCCGACTCCAACGGCGACGGCACCGGCGACCTGCGCGGGCTCGCGAACCGGCTGGACTACATCGAGTGGCTCGGCGTCGACTGCCTCTGGCTGCCGCCCTTCTACGCCTCGCCGCTGCGCGACGGCGGCTACGACATCAGCGACTTCCGCGCGGTGCTGCCGGAGTTCGGCACGGTCGAGGACTTCGTCTACCTCCTCGACGAGGCCCACAAGCGCGGCATTCGCGTGATCACCGACCTCGTCCTCAACCACACCTCGGACGTGCACCCGTGGTTCCAGCAGTCGCGGTCCGACCCCGACGGGCCCTACGGCGACTACTACGTCTGGAGCGACGACGACTCGCGCTACGCCGACGCGCGCATCATCTTCGTGGACACCGAAACGTCGAACTGGACGTACGACCCGGTGCGCGGCCAGTTCTACTGGCACCGCTTCTTCTCCCACCAGCCCGACCTCAACTACGAGAACCCGGACGTGCAGGAGGCCATGCTCGACGTCCTGCGGTTCTGGCTGGATCTGGGCATCGACGGCTTCCGCCTGGACGCGGTCCCCTACCTGTTCGAACAGGAGGGCACCAACTGCGAGAACCTGCCGCGCACGCACGAGTTCCTCAAGCGCTGCCGCAAGGTCGTCGACGACGAGTACCCGGGCCGGGTACTGCTGGCCGAGGCCAACCAGTGGCCCTCCGACGTGGTCGAGTACTTCGGCGACCCGGCCACCGGCGGCGACGAGTGCCACATGGCGTTCCACTTCCCGCTGATGCCGCGCATCTTCATGGCCGTGCGCCGCGAGTCCCGCTTCCCGATCTCGGAGATCCTGGCGCAGACGCCGAAGATCCCGGACGGCGCGCAGTGGGGCATCTTCCTGCGCAACCACGACGAGCTGACGCTGGAGATGGTCAGCGACGAAGAGCGCGACTACATGTACGCGGAGTACGCCAAGGACCCGCGGATGAAGGCGAACATCGGCATCCGCCGCCGACTCGCGCCGCTGCTGGAGAACGACCGCAACCAGCTCGAGTTGTTCACGGCTTTGCTGCTTTCGCTGCCCGGGTCACCCGTTCTGTACTACGGTGACGAGATCGGAATGGGCGACAACATCTGGCTGGGTGACCGCGACGCGGTGCGCACACCCATGCAGTGGACGCCCGATCGCAACGCCGGTTTCTCGGGTTGCGACCCGGGCCGGATCTACCTGCCGGTGATCATGGACCCGGTCTACGGGTACCAGGCGATCAACGTCGAGGCCCAGCGGGACAGCGCGTCGTCGCTGCTCAACTGGACGCGGCGGATGATCGAGGTCCGCAAGCAGCACCACGCGTTCGCCGAAGGCGACTTCGTCGAGCTCGGCGGGTCCAACCCGAGCGTGCTGGCCTACAAGCGGACCTGGATCCGGCCGGACGGGCGGCTCGACATCGTCCTGTGTGTGAACAATCTGTCGCGATTCCCGCAACCGGTCGAGCTGGACCTGTCGGAGCATCACGGTTACACGCCCCTGGAGCTCACCGGCGGTGTTCAATTCCCCGACATCGGGGAACTGCCTTATCTGCTGACGTTGCCTGGGCACGGCTTCTACTGGTTCCAGCTGCTGGACGCGGACGCGAAGGCGAGGCGAGGTGAGTGA
- the glgX gene encoding glycogen debranching protein GlgX, producing MATRPATDNLVLAGRPFPLGAHPEGGGVRFAITSTVADAVEVCLISEDGSERRVELTERTFGVWHGLVPGVTSGQKYGYRVHGPYDPSRGLRCNPDKILVDPYATRITGALTDLSAALGHAGDPMHHRRSKVDSLGSVPLSVVTSHGGPDTGAKPEVPFEESVIYEMHVKGFTQRNPEIPANLRGTYLGLAHPAAIEHLVRLGVTAVELLPVHWFTEEPYLVRTGRKNYWGYSPLGYFAPHAGYASEPGREVAEFRTMVAALHAANIEVILDVVFNHTCEGGLDGPTLSFRGLDAPAYYLHAGRGNVIDLTGCGNTLEPRSPTVIRLVTDSLRYWATEMGVDGFRFDLASTLGRPGGGAFDRDSALLTAITTDPVLSGCKLIAEPWDVTGHGYRVGDFGAQWAEWNGRYRDTVRDFWRGAVGVDDLAFRLSGSSDLYDHNLRRPWQSVNFITAHDGFTLRDLVSYNEKHNEANGEDNRDGTNDNRSWNHGAEGETDDPEIRELRARQARNLLATLLLSTGTPMLVAGDELWRTQGGNNNAYCLDDETSWLDWSGDPDATAMLAFTRRLVHLRAASPALRQPEFFEGRTTPTGRPDLIWFRPDGEEMTEEDWFDGGRRTLMMWIDGSNSQSRTREGELIADHSWLLILHSGDEPVKVTLPGPEFGETLKPTLDTTTPDGSPANPGALTPGSRLTLPARALLLLRAPRDITPR from the coding sequence ATGGCCACCCGACCTGCCACCGACAACCTCGTCCTCGCCGGGCGCCCCTTCCCCCTGGGCGCGCACCCGGAGGGCGGGGGCGTCCGGTTCGCCATCACCTCGACCGTCGCCGACGCCGTCGAGGTGTGCCTGATCAGCGAGGACGGCTCCGAACGCCGCGTGGAGCTCACCGAGCGCACCTTCGGCGTGTGGCACGGCCTGGTGCCGGGTGTGACGTCGGGCCAGAAGTACGGCTACCGGGTGCACGGCCCGTACGACCCGTCGCGCGGCCTGCGCTGCAACCCGGACAAGATCCTCGTCGACCCGTACGCCACGCGCATCACCGGCGCCCTCACCGACCTTTCCGCCGCGCTCGGCCACGCGGGCGATCCGATGCACCACCGCCGCTCCAAGGTCGACTCGCTGGGCAGCGTGCCGCTGTCGGTGGTCACCTCGCACGGCGGCCCGGACACCGGCGCCAAGCCCGAGGTGCCGTTCGAGGAGTCCGTCATCTACGAGATGCACGTGAAGGGCTTCACGCAGCGGAACCCGGAGATCCCGGCGAACCTGCGCGGCACCTACCTGGGCCTGGCCCACCCGGCGGCGATCGAGCACCTGGTGCGGCTCGGGGTGACCGCGGTGGAGCTGCTGCCGGTGCACTGGTTCACCGAGGAGCCCTACCTGGTGCGCACCGGACGGAAGAACTACTGGGGGTACTCGCCGCTGGGCTACTTCGCGCCGCACGCCGGGTACGCGAGCGAGCCGGGGCGTGAGGTCGCCGAGTTCCGCACCATGGTCGCCGCCCTGCACGCGGCCAACATCGAGGTCATCCTCGACGTGGTCTTCAACCACACCTGCGAGGGCGGCCTGGACGGGCCCACCCTGTCGTTCCGCGGCCTGGACGCCCCGGCCTACTACCTGCACGCCGGCCGCGGCAACGTCATCGACCTGACCGGCTGCGGCAACACCCTGGAGCCGCGCTCGCCGACGGTGATCCGCCTGGTCACCGACTCGCTGCGGTACTGGGCGACCGAGATGGGTGTCGACGGGTTCCGGTTCGACCTGGCCAGCACGCTCGGCAGGCCAGGCGGCGGCGCGTTCGACCGGGACTCGGCGCTGCTCACCGCGATCACCACCGATCCGGTGCTGTCCGGGTGCAAACTGATCGCCGAGCCGTGGGACGTGACCGGGCACGGCTATCGCGTCGGCGACTTCGGGGCGCAGTGGGCGGAGTGGAACGGCCGCTACCGCGACACGGTGCGTGACTTCTGGCGCGGCGCGGTGGGGGTGGACGACCTGGCGTTCCGGCTGTCCGGTTCGTCGGACCTGTACGACCACAACCTGCGCCGCCCGTGGCAGTCGGTCAACTTCATCACCGCGCACGACGGCTTCACGTTGCGGGATCTGGTGTCCTACAACGAAAAGCACAACGAGGCCAACGGCGAGGACAACCGCGACGGCACGAACGACAACCGCTCCTGGAACCACGGCGCGGAGGGCGAGACCGACGATCCGGAGATCCGGGAGCTGCGGGCCAGGCAGGCGCGGAACCTGCTCGCGACGCTGCTGTTGTCGACGGGCACCCCGATGCTCGTCGCGGGTGACGAGCTGTGGCGCACCCAGGGCGGCAACAACAACGCGTACTGCCTGGACGACGAGACGTCGTGGCTGGACTGGTCCGGCGACCCGGACGCGACCGCGATGCTGGCCTTCACGCGCCGGCTGGTGCACCTGCGGGCCGCGAGCCCGGCCCTGAGGCAGCCGGAGTTCTTCGAAGGCCGCACGACGCCCACCGGGCGCCCCGACCTGATCTGGTTCCGCCCCGACGGCGAGGAGATGACGGAGGAGGACTGGTTCGACGGCGGCCGCCGCACGCTGATGATGTGGATCGACGGGTCGAACAGCCAGTCCCGCACCCGGGAGGGCGAACTGATCGCCGACCACTCGTGGCTGCTGATCCTGCACTCCGGGGACGAGCCGGTGAAGGTCACCCTGCCCGGCCCGGAGTTCGGCGAAACCCTGAAGCCGACCCTGGACACCACGACGCCGGACGGCAGCCCCGCCAACCCGGGCGCCCTCACGCCCGGCAGCAGGCTGACCCTGCCCGCGAGGGCGCTGCTGCTGCTCCGCGCCCCACGGGACATCACGCCCAGGTAG
- a CDS encoding maltotransferase domain-containing protein, which yields MTGRLGIDDVTPAVSCGHYPAKAVVGEHVPISATVWREGHDAVAATVSWRGPHDRISRRTRMVEQGTGLDRFGAVIVPDAEGLWTFRVDAWSDPWSTWKHAVKVKVAAGQDATELANDLETGARLLDRVSRRPDRRRERALLASAAHALRDTDRYLAERVGPALSVDVDRIMHEYPVRELVTKGKPMRIWVDRERAAFGSWYEFFPRSTGGWDEQGRPVHGTFQTAAKALDRIARMGFDVVYLPPIHPIGRVNRKGRNNTLTPDETDVGSPWAIGSDEGGHDAVHPQLGTIDDFDDFVARATELGLEVALDLALQAAPDHPWVLKNPEFFTTRPDGSIAYAENPPKKYQDIYPINFDNDPEGIYAEVLRVVLHWVSHGVRIFRVDNPHTKPPDFWAWLIKTVKDAHPDVLFLSEAFTRPARLWGLAKLGFTQSYTYFTWRTTKEELIEFGVDLVEHWDVGRPNLFVNTPDILHESLQKGGPAMFALRAALAATLSPTWGVYSGYELYEHEPVREGSEEYLHSEKYELRPRDFDQALAEGRSLEPWLTKLNAVRRAHPALQQMRTLRFHHVDNPALLAYSKQDPATGDTVVVVVTLDPHQAQEGTLWLDLAALGFDWHERLIAHDEVTGETWDWGQANYVRLEPWRSVAHVVGVQRRLAGRD from the coding sequence ATGACCGGCCGGCTCGGCATCGACGACGTGACCCCAGCGGTCAGCTGTGGCCACTACCCGGCGAAAGCGGTGGTGGGGGAACACGTTCCGATCTCGGCGACGGTCTGGCGGGAGGGTCACGACGCGGTCGCCGCCACGGTGTCCTGGCGCGGCCCGCACGACCGGATCTCCCGCCGCACCCGGATGGTCGAGCAGGGCACTGGTCTGGACCGCTTCGGCGCGGTCATCGTCCCGGACGCCGAGGGCCTGTGGACCTTCCGCGTCGACGCGTGGAGCGACCCCTGGTCCACCTGGAAGCACGCCGTCAAGGTCAAGGTGGCCGCCGGGCAGGACGCCACCGAACTGGCCAACGACCTGGAGACCGGCGCCCGCCTGCTGGACCGCGTCTCGCGCCGCCCGGACCGCCGCCGCGAGCGCGCCCTGCTCGCCAGCGCCGCGCACGCCCTGCGCGACACCGACCGCTACCTCGCCGAGCGCGTCGGCCCCGCGCTGTCCGTCGACGTGGACCGGATCATGCACGAGTACCCGGTGCGCGAGCTGGTCACCAAGGGCAAGCCGATGCGCATCTGGGTCGACCGGGAGCGCGCCGCGTTCGGGTCCTGGTACGAGTTCTTCCCCCGCTCCACCGGCGGCTGGGACGAGCAAGGCCGCCCCGTGCACGGCACCTTCCAGACCGCGGCCAAGGCACTGGACCGCATCGCGCGCATGGGTTTCGACGTCGTCTACCTGCCGCCGATCCACCCCATCGGCCGCGTGAACCGCAAGGGGCGCAACAACACCCTCACCCCGGACGAGACCGACGTCGGCTCGCCGTGGGCCATCGGCTCGGACGAAGGCGGCCACGACGCGGTCCACCCGCAGCTGGGCACCATCGACGACTTCGACGACTTCGTCGCCCGCGCCACCGAGCTGGGCCTGGAGGTCGCCCTCGACCTGGCGCTGCAGGCCGCCCCGGACCACCCGTGGGTGCTGAAGAACCCGGAGTTCTTCACCACGCGCCCGGACGGCAGCATCGCCTACGCCGAGAACCCGCCGAAGAAGTACCAGGACATCTACCCGATCAACTTCGACAACGACCCGGAGGGCATCTACGCCGAGGTGCTGCGGGTCGTGCTGCACTGGGTTTCGCACGGGGTCCGCATCTTCCGCGTCGACAACCCGCACACCAAGCCGCCGGACTTCTGGGCCTGGCTGATCAAGACCGTGAAGGACGCGCACCCGGACGTGCTGTTCCTGTCCGAGGCCTTCACGCGCCCGGCCCGCCTGTGGGGCCTGGCCAAGCTCGGCTTCACCCAGTCCTACACCTACTTCACCTGGCGCACGACGAAGGAGGAGCTGATCGAGTTCGGCGTCGACCTGGTCGAGCACTGGGACGTCGGCAGGCCGAACCTGTTCGTCAACACGCCGGACATCCTGCACGAGTCGCTGCAGAAGGGCGGCCCGGCCATGTTCGCGCTGCGCGCCGCGCTCGCCGCGACGCTGTCGCCGACGTGGGGCGTCTACTCCGGTTACGAGCTGTACGAGCACGAGCCGGTGCGCGAGGGCAGCGAGGAGTATCTCCACTCGGAGAAGTACGAACTGCGCCCGCGGGACTTCGACCAGGCGCTGGCGGAGGGCCGCTCACTCGAGCCGTGGCTGACGAAGCTCAACGCGGTGCGCCGCGCCCACCCCGCGCTGCAGCAGATGCGCACGCTGCGGTTCCACCACGTGGACAACCCGGCGCTGCTGGCGTATTCCAAGCAGGATCCGGCGACGGGCGACACCGTCGTCGTGGTGGTGACCCTGGATCCGCACCAGGCTCAGGAGGGGACCCTCTGGCTCGACCTGGCCGCGCTCGGCTTCGACTGGCACGAGCGGCTGATCGCGCACGACGAGGTCACCGGCGAGACCTGGGACTGGGGCCAGGCGAACTACGTGCGGCTCGAACCCTGGCGTTCGGTCGCGCACGTCGTCGGCGTACAGCGCCGCCTGGCCGGCCGCGACTGA
- the treZ gene encoding malto-oligosyltrehalose trehalohydrolase: MTFRVWAPAVSRVRVRTGGADHEMTAGGGGWWFSDVPAPPGADYAFVLDDDEKALPDPRSSWQPHGVHGPSRIYDHSAFDWTDGSWTGRALPGGVIYELHIGTFTPEGTFDAAIGRLDHLVDLGVTFVEVLPVNSFDGTDGWGYDGVLWGAAHEPYGGPDGFKRFVDACHARGLAVVLDVVYNHLGPSGAYLDRFGPYFAGSNDWGPGLNLDGEGSDEVRRYVLDNALGWLRDFHVDALRLDAVHALSDRRATHLLEELAVEVEALSAAVRRPLTLIAESDLNDPRLVTAREGGGYGLHAQWCDDLHHALHVTLSGETSGYYADFGAPGALEKTLRQAFFHAGTWSSFRERTHGRPVDTRTLPGHRFLIYLQNHDQIGNRATGDRLSASVSPGRLACGAAIVFCSPYTPMVFMGEEWAARTPWQFFASFPDPELAEAVRTGRRREFARHGWGEAEVPDPMDPATVERSRLDWSEPAKEGHREMLDLYRSLIALRRSRPELADPWLDRFEVRADGPLLVLDRGALRLVCNFGPEAADLGDPAGKVLLSWGDATAAQLPPDTFVLIDTLS; the protein is encoded by the coding sequence ATGACCTTCCGGGTGTGGGCGCCCGCCGTCTCGCGGGTGCGCGTGCGCACCGGCGGCGCCGACCACGAGATGACGGCCGGTGGCGGCGGCTGGTGGTTCTCCGACGTGCCGGCGCCGCCGGGCGCCGACTACGCGTTCGTGCTCGACGACGACGAGAAGGCGCTTCCCGATCCGCGGTCGTCGTGGCAGCCGCACGGCGTGCACGGGCCGTCGCGGATCTACGACCACTCCGCGTTCGACTGGACCGACGGGTCGTGGACAGGGCGGGCGCTTCCCGGCGGGGTGATCTACGAGCTGCACATCGGCACGTTCACCCCGGAGGGCACGTTCGACGCGGCGATCGGCCGGCTGGACCATCTCGTCGACCTGGGCGTCACGTTCGTCGAGGTGCTGCCGGTCAACTCGTTCGACGGCACCGACGGCTGGGGCTACGACGGGGTGCTGTGGGGCGCGGCGCACGAGCCCTACGGCGGGCCGGACGGGTTCAAGCGGTTCGTCGACGCCTGCCACGCACGCGGCCTGGCCGTGGTGCTCGACGTCGTCTACAACCACCTCGGGCCGTCGGGGGCGTACCTGGACCGGTTCGGCCCCTACTTCGCGGGCAGCAACGACTGGGGCCCCGGCCTGAACCTGGACGGCGAGGGGTCCGACGAGGTCCGCCGGTACGTGCTGGACAACGCGCTCGGCTGGCTGCGGGACTTCCACGTCGACGCGCTGCGGCTGGACGCGGTGCACGCGCTGAGCGACCGGCGGGCCACGCACCTGCTGGAGGAGCTGGCGGTGGAGGTGGAGGCGCTGTCGGCGGCGGTGCGGCGGCCGCTGACATTGATCGCCGAGTCGGACCTCAACGACCCGCGGCTGGTCACCGCCCGCGAGGGCGGCGGGTACGGGCTGCACGCCCAGTGGTGCGACGACCTGCACCACGCGCTGCACGTGACGCTGTCCGGGGAGACCAGCGGGTACTACGCCGACTTCGGCGCGCCCGGGGCGCTGGAGAAGACGCTGCGGCAGGCGTTCTTCCACGCCGGCACGTGGTCGTCGTTCCGGGAGCGGACGCACGGGCGGCCGGTCGACACGCGGACGCTGCCCGGGCACCGGTTCCTGATCTACCTGCAGAACCACGACCAGATCGGCAACCGGGCCACCGGCGACCGGTTGTCCGCTTCGGTGTCGCCGGGACGCCTGGCCTGCGGCGCGGCGATCGTGTTCTGCTCGCCGTACACGCCGATGGTGTTCATGGGCGAGGAGTGGGCGGCGCGCACGCCGTGGCAGTTCTTCGCGTCGTTCCCGGACCCGGAGCTGGCCGAGGCCGTGCGGACGGGCCGCCGCCGCGAGTTCGCCCGCCACGGCTGGGGTGAGGCCGAGGTGCCGGACCCGATGGACCCGGCGACCGTGGAGCGCTCGCGGCTGGACTGGTCCGAGCCGGCCAAGGAGGGGCACCGCGAGATGCTCGACCTGTACCGGTCGCTGATCGCGCTGCGCCGGTCCCGGCCGGAGCTGGCGGACCCGTGGCTGGACCGGTTCGAGGTGCGCGCGGACGGCCCGCTGCTGGTCCTCGACCGCGGCGCCCTGCGGCTGGTGTGCAACTTCGGTCCCGAGGCCGCCGACCTGGGCGACCCGGCGGGCAAGGTGCTGCTCTCCTGGGGCGACGCCACGGCCGCCCAGCTGCCCCCGGACACGTTCGTCCTGATCGACACCCTCAGCTGA
- the treY gene encoding malto-oligosyltrehalose synthase: MRPSATYRVQLRPEFTFADAADRIPYLRRLGVGALYASPVLHATPGSTHGYDVVDPTRARPELGGEDARRDLAKRLRDAGLGFVVDIVPNHMAVEVAKANPWWWDVLRHGPGSAHADYFDVDWRRGRVLLPVLGDDADVAELRVDGDELVYYEHRFPIAPGTGEGSPQEVHARQHYELVGWRRGNAELNYRRFFDITTLAAVRVELPDVFHATHGEVLRWVAEGEVTGLRVDHPDGLADPGGYMRMLRAGAPEAWLVVEKILHPGEDLPQSWPVDGTTGYDALREITGLFVDPDGEAPLTELARSLGQPVDYHEVEDRARRLVTDRILVAEVRRIAALVRGVEPEAAQGAVAETMVAFPVYRSYLPEGEAHWAAAIAAARAARPDLAEAIDALDFQVREDPHGELATRIQQTSGMVVAKGTEDTTFYRYTRFAALNEVGGSPNDFGASVDAFHAMAAAREAGWPGAMTTLTTHDTKRSEDVRARLAVLSEVPGEFAAAVRRWTARHGIDEPSLNLLAWQTLVGAWPITPERLRDYLDKAAKESKLRTTWTDHDEEFERAVAAWPDEVLGDANLAAEVEAFVARVREPGWSNSVAQKLIQLTAPGVPDVYQGTELWDFSLVDPDNRRPVDYALRAALLEEIEGGWLPPVDSSGAAKLLVVHRALTLRRDSPELFTGYRRLHAEGPAAAHVVAFERTGLITVATRLPVGLAEGGGWRGTVLPLPAGEWTDAITGAAVTGELSEMLARYPVALLVRGES; this comes from the coding sequence ATGAGACCGTCCGCCACCTACCGGGTGCAGCTGCGCCCGGAGTTCACCTTCGCCGACGCCGCCGACCGCATTCCGTACCTGCGCAGGCTCGGCGTCGGCGCCCTGTACGCCTCGCCGGTGCTGCACGCGACGCCCGGGTCCACCCACGGCTACGACGTGGTCGACCCGACGCGGGCGCGGCCGGAGCTGGGCGGCGAGGACGCGCGGCGGGATCTGGCGAAGCGGCTGCGGGACGCGGGGCTCGGGTTCGTCGTGGACATCGTGCCCAACCACATGGCGGTCGAGGTCGCGAAGGCGAACCCGTGGTGGTGGGACGTGCTGCGGCACGGCCCCGGCTCGGCACACGCCGACTACTTCGACGTCGACTGGCGGCGCGGCAGGGTGCTGCTGCCCGTCCTCGGTGACGACGCCGACGTGGCGGAGCTGCGGGTCGACGGCGACGAGCTGGTCTACTACGAGCACCGGTTCCCGATCGCGCCGGGCACCGGCGAGGGCAGCCCGCAGGAGGTGCACGCGCGGCAGCACTACGAGCTGGTGGGCTGGCGCCGGGGCAACGCGGAGCTGAACTACCGCCGCTTCTTCGACATCACCACGCTCGCCGCGGTGCGGGTCGAGCTGCCGGACGTCTTCCACGCCACCCACGGCGAGGTGCTGCGCTGGGTCGCCGAGGGCGAGGTCACGGGCCTGCGCGTGGACCACCCGGACGGCCTGGCCGACCCCGGCGGCTACATGCGGATGCTGCGTGCGGGCGCGCCGGAGGCGTGGCTGGTGGTGGAGAAGATCCTGCACCCGGGCGAGGACCTGCCGCAGAGCTGGCCGGTCGACGGCACCACCGGCTACGACGCGCTGCGCGAGATCACCGGGCTGTTCGTCGACCCGGACGGCGAGGCGCCGCTGACCGAGCTGGCGCGGTCGCTGGGCCAGCCGGTGGACTACCACGAGGTCGAGGACAGGGCCCGGCGGCTGGTGACCGACCGGATCCTGGTGGCCGAGGTGCGCCGGATCGCCGCGCTGGTGCGCGGCGTCGAGCCGGAGGCGGCGCAGGGGGCGGTGGCCGAGACGATGGTCGCGTTCCCGGTGTACCGGTCCTACCTGCCCGAGGGCGAGGCGCACTGGGCGGCCGCGATCGCCGCCGCCCGCGCCGCGCGCCCCGACCTGGCCGAGGCGATCGACGCGCTGGACTTCCAGGTGCGCGAGGACCCGCACGGCGAGCTGGCCACCCGCATCCAGCAGACCTCCGGCATGGTGGTCGCCAAGGGCACCGAGGACACCACCTTCTACCGCTACACGCGCTTCGCCGCGCTCAACGAGGTCGGCGGCTCCCCCAACGACTTCGGCGCCTCCGTGGACGCCTTCCACGCGATGGCCGCCGCTCGTGAGGCAGGCTGGCCCGGCGCGATGACGACGCTGACCACGCACGACACGAAGCGGTCCGAGGACGTGCGGGCGCGGCTGGCGGTGCTGTCGGAGGTGCCCGGCGAGTTCGCCGCCGCGGTCCGGCGGTGGACCGCCCGGCACGGCATCGACGAGCCGTCGCTGAACCTGCTGGCCTGGCAGACGCTGGTGGGCGCCTGGCCGATCACCCCGGAGCGGCTGCGGGACTACCTGGACAAGGCGGCCAAGGAAAGCAAGCTCCGCACCACCTGGACCGACCACGACGAGGAGTTCGAGCGGGCGGTCGCGGCGTGGCCGGACGAGGTCCTCGGCGACGCGAACCTGGCGGCCGAGGTCGAGGCGTTCGTGGCGCGGGTGCGCGAACCGGGATGGTCGAACTCCGTGGCGCAGAAGCTGATCCAGCTCACCGCGCCCGGCGTGCCGGACGTCTACCAGGGCACCGAGCTGTGGGACTTCTCGCTGGTCGACCCGGACAACCGGCGGCCGGTCGACTACGCGCTGCGCGCCGCGCTGCTGGAGGAGATCGAGGGCGGGTGGCTGCCGCCGGTCGACTCCTCCGGCGCGGCGAAGCTGCTCGTCGTGCACCGGGCGCTGACCCTGCGCCGCGACTCCCCGGAGCTGTTCACCGGCTACCGCCGCCTGCACGCCGAGGGCCCGGCCGCCGCGCACGTGGTGGCCTTCGAGCGCACCGGGCTGATCACGGTGGCCACCCGGCTGCCGGTGGGGCTGGCCGAGGGCGGCGGCTGGCGCGGCACGGTGCTGCCGCTGCCCGCGGGTGAGTGGACGGACGCGATCACCGGCGCGGCGGTCACCGGTGAGCTGTCGGAGATGCTGGCGCGTTATCCGGTCGCGCTGCTGGTGCGGGGAGAGTCATGA